Proteins encoded within one genomic window of Arachis ipaensis cultivar K30076 chromosome B08, Araip1.1, whole genome shotgun sequence:
- the LOC107614439 gene encoding uncharacterized protein LOC107614439 isoform X1 has protein sequence MDDTSVNEHAPHHAPPAPLVSVAPFSTTGRRLSATFQRRSRIPVPSDKPPVAWISLQGRLVNAENASSARTVGLTGEEALAWELFTPVQRFLLVAVIAVAVSESKKNKQIWNLKKSVELRDQVLSSMQQKLDDLCEQLNGTKELSTAAFNKLSNKDGELQSSEAFGAEKIKFVDCGCWHCEQHYDLFNELQGASVTRDSIGNEFIQCKNSFSNEEQEERRMSDLSDWASSVTSSAEIQLNNLVVEQDIYNLKRDCEEKDATIKDLTTLMKSSEAANYKRAAELEDIIRRKNSTISKLKKDLVVLEQKVMQLTRERRASFTAGESNGSSVLPQMRDNLIYDMDSTSSPSSSDSDSIPINNARDTPHYLPSAKNQKSAPAKVSRSRSVSPLKEVSSNRKFNAASSSSQKQLSVRGDLKKSRRRSLGGAKNASGHKRWM, from the exons TCCCTTCTCCACCACCGGTCGCCGCCTCTCTGCCACCTTCCAACGGCGGTCCAGGATCCCTGTCCCTTCGGATAAGCCTCCGGTGGCGTGGATATCCCTGCAGGGACGGCTGGTTAACGCGGAGAATGCCAGCTCAGCTAGAACCGTTGGGCTAACCGGAGAGGAAGCGCTTGCGTGGGAGCTCTTCACACCTGTTCAGAGGTTTCTGTTAGTTGCGGTTATTGCCGTTGCGGTTTCTGAGTCCAAGAAGAATAAGCAGATATGGAACCTTAAGAAGTCCGTTGAGCTTAGG GACCAGGTGCTATCAAGCATGCAGCAGAAGCTTGACGATCTTTGTGAGCAGTTAAACGGCACTAAAGAGCTCTCAACTGCTGCCTTCAACAAATTATCAAACAAGGATGGAGAATTGCAATCGAGTGAGGCGTTTGGCGCTGAGAAAATCAAGTTTGTTGATTGTGGTTGTTGGCATTGTGAACAACATTATGACCTTTTCAATGAATTG CAGGGTGCATCTGTTACAAGAGACTCCATTGGAAATGAGTTTATCCAATGCAAGAATTCTTTTTCTAATGAAGAACAAGAGGAACGAAGAATGTCTGATTTGTCAGATTGGGCTTCAAGTGTCACCTCTTCTGCAGAGATTCAG TTAAACAACTTGGTTGTAGAACAAGATATTTATAATCTTAAGAGGGATTGTGAAGAGAAAGATGCAACAATTAAGGATCTAACCACCCTGATGAAATCCTCTGAGGCTGCTAATTACAAG AGGGCTGCTGAACTAGAAGACATCATACGTAGGAAGAATTCGACGATCTCAAAATTAAAGAAGGATTTGGTGGTTCTAGAACAAAAG GTTATGCAGCTTACCAGAGAACGTCGAGCCTCCTTCACTGCCGGTGAATCCAACGGTAGCAGTGTGCTGCCTCAAATGAGGGACAATCTCATCTATGATATGGATAGCACTAGCAGTCCTTCATCTTCCGATTCAGATAGTATTCCAATCAACAATGCAAGAGATACTCCACATTATTTGCCTTCAGCAAAGAATCAGAAATCTGCCCCTGCAAAAGTATCTAGATCTCGATCCGTGAGTCCTCTTAAAGAAGTTTCAAGTAACAGGAAATTCAATGCAGCTTCCTCTTCGAGCCAAAAGCAACTGTCAGTTCGTGGGGACTtgaaaaagagtagaagaaggtcTCTTGGTGGGGCTAAGAATGCATCTGGACATAAGAGATGGATGTAA
- the LOC107610268 gene encoding G2/mitotic-specific cyclin S13-7-like isoform X3, producing MTLTAEITAQSKAAREVLSKPDGQHVDIDADNGNIDLAVAEYLDDLYIFYKLTEDESRISDYMNSQNEINEKMRSITVDWLIDVHWRFNLMPETIYLTINIIDRYLSLTVIPKAELQLVGICSLLLACKYEEIVTPKVKVFAKLTDDAYTNQQILDMENAILEKLEWYLTVPTPYMFLDRFIRVPEQPDVELKNMVFFLAELGLMHYQIVLHCPSLIAAATVFAARYTLNRNPFWTEILKLRTGYVAEQIMECSKMLIRFQSSAADSKLDTVIQKFSSPERGAVALLPPLDPKHQVNNLT from the exons ATGACTCTAACTGCAGAAATTACTGCACAGAGCAAG GCTGCTAGAGAAGTCTTGTCTAAGCCTGATGGACAGCATGTTGACATCGATGCAGACAATGGTAATATTGACTTGGCAGTGGCTGAGTACCTTGATGATTTATACATATTCTATAAGCTAACAGAA GATGAGAGCCGAATTTCAGATTACATGAACTCACAGAATGAAATCAATGAGAAGATGAGGTCCATTACCGTGGACTGGCTCATTGATGTGCACTGGAGATTTAACCTAATGCCTGAGACAATCTATCTTACCATAAACATAATCGATCGATACCTCTCGTTGACAGTTATACCAAAAGCAGAATTACAGTTGGTGGGCATTTGCTCATTGCTCCTAGCTTGCAAATATGAAGAGATAGTAACTCCTAAG GTTAAGGTCTTTGCTAAACTAACAGATGATGCTTACACCAACCAACAGATATTGGACATGGAAAATGCAATCCTTGAAAAGTTAGAATGGTATCTAACAGTTCCCACACCCTACATGTTTTTAGATCGATTCATCAGAGTTCCTGAGCAGCCAGATGTTGAG CTGAAGAACATGGTTTTCTTCCTGGCTGAACTTGGTCTTATGCACTATCAAATTGTTCTGCACTGCCCCTCATTGATAGCTGCAGCAACAGTCTTTGCTGCACGTTACACACTCAATCGGAATCCATTCTGGACTGAAATTCTAAAGCTCAGGACTGGCTATGTTGCAGAACAGATCAT GGAATGTTCAAAGATGTTAATCAGATTTCAGTCAAGTGCTGCGGATTCTAAATTGGATACCGTGATCCAAAAATTCTCAAGTCCAGAGAGAGGAGCTGTTGCACTTTTACCTCCGCTAGATCCCAAACATCAAGTCAATAATCTCACTTGA
- the LOC107613533 gene encoding histone H3.2: protein MARTKQTARKSTGGKAPRKQLATKAARKSAPATGGVKKPHRFRPGTVALREIRKYQKSTELLIRKLPFQRLVREIAQDFKTDLRFQSSAVSALQEAAEAYLVGLFEDTNLCAIHAKRVTIMPKDIQLARRIRGERA from the coding sequence ATGGCTCGTACGAAGCAGACAGCGCGCAAATCCACCGGTGGAAAGGCTCCGAGGAAGCAGCTGGCCACGAAAGCCGCCAGGAAGTCAGCTCCGGCCACTGGCGGAGTGAAGAAACCTCACCGTTTCAGGCCCGGGACGGTGGCTCTGAGGGAGATCAGGAAGTACCAGAAGAGCACGGAGCTCCTCATAAGGAAGCTCCCATTCCAGAGACTTGTACGGGAGATCGCACAGGATTTCAAGACCGACCTTCGTTTCCAGAGCAGCGCCGTCTCTGCTCTCCAAGAAGCGGCTGAGGCATATCTTGTTGGTCTCTTTGAAGACACTAACCTCTGCGCCATTCATGCCAAGAGAGTCACCATTATGCCCAAAGATATTCAACTTGCACGTAGAATCAGAGGCGAGAGGGCATAA
- the LOC107610268 gene encoding G2/mitotic-specific cyclin S13-7-like isoform X2, producing the protein MENNRTTGKGKGKAKTEERGLGNRQVLGDISNLEVLKTTDGNHISRPITRKLYAKLLANSQSTANLLLDPKAQSNEGGAAQGNKAAREVLSKPDGQHVDIDADNGNIDLAVAEYLDDLYIFYKLTEDESRISDYMNSQNEINEKMRSITVDWLIDVHWRFNLMPETIYLTINIIDRYLSLTVIPKAELQLVGICSLLLACKYEEIVTPKVKVFAKLTDDAYTNQQILDMENAILEKLEWYLTVPTPYMFLDRFIRVPEQPDVELKNMVFFLAELGLMHYQIVLHCPSLIAAATVFAARYTLNRNPFWTEILKLRTGYVAEQIMECSKMLIRFQSSAADSKLDTVIQKFSSPERGAVALLPPLDPKHQVNNLT; encoded by the exons ATGGAGAACAACCGGACAACAG GAAAAGGGAAAGGCAAAGCAAAAACAGAGGAGAGAGGACTAGGAAATCGTCAAGTTCTTGGAGATATTAGTAACCTTGAAGTGCTTAAAACTACTGATGGCAACCACATTTCACGGCCTATCACAAg GAAACTTTATGCAAAACTTTTGGCAAATTCACAATCTACTGCA AACTTGCTGCTGGATCCAAAAGCCCAATCTAACGAAGGAGGAGCTGCACAAGGGAATAAG GCTGCTAGAGAAGTCTTGTCTAAGCCTGATGGACAGCATGTTGACATCGATGCAGACAATGGTAATATTGACTTGGCAGTGGCTGAGTACCTTGATGATTTATACATATTCTATAAGCTAACAGAA GATGAGAGCCGAATTTCAGATTACATGAACTCACAGAATGAAATCAATGAGAAGATGAGGTCCATTACCGTGGACTGGCTCATTGATGTGCACTGGAGATTTAACCTAATGCCTGAGACAATCTATCTTACCATAAACATAATCGATCGATACCTCTCGTTGACAGTTATACCAAAAGCAGAATTACAGTTGGTGGGCATTTGCTCATTGCTCCTAGCTTGCAAATATGAAGAGATAGTAACTCCTAAG GTTAAGGTCTTTGCTAAACTAACAGATGATGCTTACACCAACCAACAGATATTGGACATGGAAAATGCAATCCTTGAAAAGTTAGAATGGTATCTAACAGTTCCCACACCCTACATGTTTTTAGATCGATTCATCAGAGTTCCTGAGCAGCCAGATGTTGAG CTGAAGAACATGGTTTTCTTCCTGGCTGAACTTGGTCTTATGCACTATCAAATTGTTCTGCACTGCCCCTCATTGATAGCTGCAGCAACAGTCTTTGCTGCACGTTACACACTCAATCGGAATCCATTCTGGACTGAAATTCTAAAGCTCAGGACTGGCTATGTTGCAGAACAGATCAT GGAATGTTCAAAGATGTTAATCAGATTTCAGTCAAGTGCTGCGGATTCTAAATTGGATACCGTGATCCAAAAATTCTCAAGTCCAGAGAGAGGAGCTGTTGCACTTTTACCTCCGCTAGATCCCAAACATCAAGTCAATAATCTCACTTGA
- the LOC107614439 gene encoding uncharacterized protein LOC107614439 isoform X2, which yields MDDTSVNEHAPHHAPPAPLVSVAPFSTTGRRLSATFQRRSRIPVPSDKPPVAWISLQGRLVNAENASSARTVGLTGEEALAWELFTPVQRFLLVAVIAVAVSESKKNKQIWNLKKSVELRDQVLSSMQQKLDDLCEQLNGTKELSTAAFNKLSNKDGELQSSEAFGAEKIKFVDCGCWHCEQHYDLFNELGASVTRDSIGNEFIQCKNSFSNEEQEERRMSDLSDWASSVTSSAEIQLNNLVVEQDIYNLKRDCEEKDATIKDLTTLMKSSEAANYKRAAELEDIIRRKNSTISKLKKDLVVLEQKVMQLTRERRASFTAGESNGSSVLPQMRDNLIYDMDSTSSPSSSDSDSIPINNARDTPHYLPSAKNQKSAPAKVSRSRSVSPLKEVSSNRKFNAASSSSQKQLSVRGDLKKSRRRSLGGAKNASGHKRWM from the exons TCCCTTCTCCACCACCGGTCGCCGCCTCTCTGCCACCTTCCAACGGCGGTCCAGGATCCCTGTCCCTTCGGATAAGCCTCCGGTGGCGTGGATATCCCTGCAGGGACGGCTGGTTAACGCGGAGAATGCCAGCTCAGCTAGAACCGTTGGGCTAACCGGAGAGGAAGCGCTTGCGTGGGAGCTCTTCACACCTGTTCAGAGGTTTCTGTTAGTTGCGGTTATTGCCGTTGCGGTTTCTGAGTCCAAGAAGAATAAGCAGATATGGAACCTTAAGAAGTCCGTTGAGCTTAGG GACCAGGTGCTATCAAGCATGCAGCAGAAGCTTGACGATCTTTGTGAGCAGTTAAACGGCACTAAAGAGCTCTCAACTGCTGCCTTCAACAAATTATCAAACAAGGATGGAGAATTGCAATCGAGTGAGGCGTTTGGCGCTGAGAAAATCAAGTTTGTTGATTGTGGTTGTTGGCATTGTGAACAACATTATGACCTTTTCAATGAATTG GGTGCATCTGTTACAAGAGACTCCATTGGAAATGAGTTTATCCAATGCAAGAATTCTTTTTCTAATGAAGAACAAGAGGAACGAAGAATGTCTGATTTGTCAGATTGGGCTTCAAGTGTCACCTCTTCTGCAGAGATTCAG TTAAACAACTTGGTTGTAGAACAAGATATTTATAATCTTAAGAGGGATTGTGAAGAGAAAGATGCAACAATTAAGGATCTAACCACCCTGATGAAATCCTCTGAGGCTGCTAATTACAAG AGGGCTGCTGAACTAGAAGACATCATACGTAGGAAGAATTCGACGATCTCAAAATTAAAGAAGGATTTGGTGGTTCTAGAACAAAAG GTTATGCAGCTTACCAGAGAACGTCGAGCCTCCTTCACTGCCGGTGAATCCAACGGTAGCAGTGTGCTGCCTCAAATGAGGGACAATCTCATCTATGATATGGATAGCACTAGCAGTCCTTCATCTTCCGATTCAGATAGTATTCCAATCAACAATGCAAGAGATACTCCACATTATTTGCCTTCAGCAAAGAATCAGAAATCTGCCCCTGCAAAAGTATCTAGATCTCGATCCGTGAGTCCTCTTAAAGAAGTTTCAAGTAACAGGAAATTCAATGCAGCTTCCTCTTCGAGCCAAAAGCAACTGTCAGTTCGTGGGGACTtgaaaaagagtagaagaaggtcTCTTGGTGGGGCTAAGAATGCATCTGGACATAAGAGATGGATGTAA
- the LOC107610268 gene encoding G2/mitotic-specific cyclin S13-7-like isoform X1 gives MENNRTTGKGKGKAKTEERGLGNRQVLGDISNLEVLKTTDGNHISRPITRKLYAKLLANSQSTANLLLDPKAQSNEGGAAQGNKNFVQLELDSTASVHKKHGLEERGEHDNERKFKKRSCRKVMTLTAEITAQSKAAREVLSKPDGQHVDIDADNGNIDLAVAEYLDDLYIFYKLTEDESRISDYMNSQNEINEKMRSITVDWLIDVHWRFNLMPETIYLTINIIDRYLSLTVIPKAELQLVGICSLLLACKYEEIVTPKVKVFAKLTDDAYTNQQILDMENAILEKLEWYLTVPTPYMFLDRFIRVPEQPDVELKNMVFFLAELGLMHYQIVLHCPSLIAAATVFAARYTLNRNPFWTEILKLRTGYVAEQIMECSKMLIRFQSSAADSKLDTVIQKFSSPERGAVALLPPLDPKHQVNNLT, from the exons ATGGAGAACAACCGGACAACAG GAAAAGGGAAAGGCAAAGCAAAAACAGAGGAGAGAGGACTAGGAAATCGTCAAGTTCTTGGAGATATTAGTAACCTTGAAGTGCTTAAAACTACTGATGGCAACCACATTTCACGGCCTATCACAAg GAAACTTTATGCAAAACTTTTGGCAAATTCACAATCTACTGCA AACTTGCTGCTGGATCCAAAAGCCCAATCTAACGAAGGAGGAGCTGCACAAGGGAATAAG AACTTTGTTCAACTTGAATTAGACAGTACAGCAAGTGTTCACAAGAAGCATGGTTTAGAGGAAAGGGGTGAGCATGATAATGAAAGAAAGTTTAAGAAAAGATCTTGTAGGAAAGTCATGACTCTAACTGCAGAAATTACTGCACAGAGCAAG GCTGCTAGAGAAGTCTTGTCTAAGCCTGATGGACAGCATGTTGACATCGATGCAGACAATGGTAATATTGACTTGGCAGTGGCTGAGTACCTTGATGATTTATACATATTCTATAAGCTAACAGAA GATGAGAGCCGAATTTCAGATTACATGAACTCACAGAATGAAATCAATGAGAAGATGAGGTCCATTACCGTGGACTGGCTCATTGATGTGCACTGGAGATTTAACCTAATGCCTGAGACAATCTATCTTACCATAAACATAATCGATCGATACCTCTCGTTGACAGTTATACCAAAAGCAGAATTACAGTTGGTGGGCATTTGCTCATTGCTCCTAGCTTGCAAATATGAAGAGATAGTAACTCCTAAG GTTAAGGTCTTTGCTAAACTAACAGATGATGCTTACACCAACCAACAGATATTGGACATGGAAAATGCAATCCTTGAAAAGTTAGAATGGTATCTAACAGTTCCCACACCCTACATGTTTTTAGATCGATTCATCAGAGTTCCTGAGCAGCCAGATGTTGAG CTGAAGAACATGGTTTTCTTCCTGGCTGAACTTGGTCTTATGCACTATCAAATTGTTCTGCACTGCCCCTCATTGATAGCTGCAGCAACAGTCTTTGCTGCACGTTACACACTCAATCGGAATCCATTCTGGACTGAAATTCTAAAGCTCAGGACTGGCTATGTTGCAGAACAGATCAT GGAATGTTCAAAGATGTTAATCAGATTTCAGTCAAGTGCTGCGGATTCTAAATTGGATACCGTGATCCAAAAATTCTCAAGTCCAGAGAGAGGAGCTGTTGCACTTTTACCTCCGCTAGATCCCAAACATCAAGTCAATAATCTCACTTGA
- the LOC107614080 gene encoding uncharacterized protein LOC107614080 (The sequence of the model RefSeq protein was modified relative to this genomic sequence to represent the inferred CDS: added 36 bases not found in genome assembly) gives MTMDKASTAQSSSDSPTRDPKVLSIECIKGSSKADEWTGDMLQTGDIVEEIRIGGSVNSLVRFKSPFKNGKSGVNKILQDSYKKKDTSIVVRVRRGPDEFSELQACIVPSDSASKKNFVLRSIADPNYVVGFVDRTEAECFDLQASRSTRMVNALTRTKLQDGFVSFPWERRMQEMLSVPNSSNFLSMLLLPKASDRVSSRYNDVDDTLARANAWLNAAQASGVPIVFMNIQTESLLTKISGETASSTVNAGSLSDLSNLANASLYGFEDYHGIDIGVVRAVRLWYAPIGGEFSIEIKLKEDDSKLGFAISRTEEGFIFVSSVTNQENVPATRSVLSNLYKLATDTCRLLIISRVSNQKVLPWMVSSTGAIRCFDTVSLSQKLSLHRHTRVPILLHVFLWDRALASSSGGSNRFRVLSPPTHHPLPLPPNESDSSDITPVGSPRLARDTAGELSFRFHDFSLSSNWV, from the exons ATGACCATGGACAAGGCATCAACAGCACAGAGCAGCTCCGATTCACCGACACGAGACCCGAAAGTATTGTCCATAGAGTGCATCAAGGGAAGCTCCAAAGCCGACGAGTGGACCGGCGACATGCTTCAAACCGGCGATATCGTCGAGGAGATCCGAATCGGAGGATCCGTGAATTCCTTGGTCCGGTTCAAGTCACC TCAGGACTCGTACAAGAAGAAGGACACCTCCATAGTGGTTCGGGTCAGGCGAGGACCCGACGAATTCTCCGAGCTTCAGGCTTGCATCGTTCCAAGTGACTCTGCTTCTAAGAAGAACTTCGTCCTTCGCTCCATCGCCGATCCAAATTACGTCGTCGGGTTCGTGGATCGAACCGAAGCTGAATGCTTCGACCTTCAAG CTTCAAGATCGACTAGGATGGTAAATGCACTTACGAGAACAAAGCTACAGGATGGGTTTGTTTCATTTCCATGGGAAAGGAGGATGCAAGAAATGCTATCAGTCCCAAATTCCAGCAACTTTCTTTCCATGTTACTCCTTCCAAAAGCTTCAGATAGAGTATCTTCTCGTTACAATGATGTCGATGACACCCTGGCCAGAGCAAATGCCTGGCTTAATGCAGCTCAAGCTTCTGGAGTCCCCATTGTCTTCATGAACATTCAAACTGAGTCCCTTCTTACTAAG ATATCTGGAGAGACAGCTTCTTCCACTGTGAATGCAGGATCATTATCTGACTTATCTAACTTAGCAAATGCAAGCCTCTATGGCTTTGAGGATTACCACGGAATAGACATCGGCGTCGTTCGTGCCGTTCGCCTCTGGTATGCTCCAATCGGAGGAGAGTTCTCTATTGAGATAAAACTAAAAGAGGATGATTCAAAGCTTGGTTTTGCAATTAGTCGTACAGAAGAG GGATTTATATTTGTTTCATCGGTTACTAATCAAGAAAACGTGCCTGCAACAAGGTCAGTGCTAAGCAATCTCTATAAACTAGCAACAGATACTTGTAGATTGTTGATTATCTCAAGAGTTTCAAATCAAAAAGTGCTTCCGTGGATGGTCTCTTCAACCGGTGCCATTCGATGTTTCGACACAGTTTCGCTAAGCCAGAAGCTGTCCTTACACCGACACACCAGAGTTCCAATCCTCCTTCATGTCTTCCTTTGGGACCGAGCGTTGGCTTCTTCAAGCGGAGGGAGCAATCGATTCAGGGTCTTGTCTCCTCCAACACACCATCCTCTTCCATTGCCTCCAAATGAATCTGATTCAAGTGATATCACCCCTGTTGGTTCGCCCCGCCTCGCCAGAGACACAGCCGGGGAACTTTCTTTTAGATTTCATGACTTCTCCTTATCCAGTAACTGGGTATGA